From the genome of Solanum lycopersicum chromosome 7, SLM_r2.1:
CGTATTTTCATCTCACTAAAGCGTTGGGCATTTGGTCTGATTCATCCATACAAAGCCTATTCAagtttttatttgtcatttttgatgaattttgagaaaatttaaaattaaattagagacttaaataagaaattagagCAGATTACAAACCctaaattcaagatttgaagtAAAAATGAACATTAACTGCTGAACCTTACTTAATTTTGAGAGGAAATCGTgattttttcacaaaataaaCAAGAATTAATGGTTGGGGAAGAAGAAGTAATTGTTATTTAAAAGTGGGGAAGATGACTGTTGGAGAAGGAGGAATTTTTCGTCAAATTATGCTTCTAACATGCCTAGAGGCGGTGACAACACCTCCCATGACAGGTCAGCACTTAGGTGggtagaaaatatataaaaataaagtttatgTGGGTAATGGGACACCCGTGAAGTTGGATTGTGTAGTTGAGATTTCGAATATAGATTGGGGGGGTGGGGTGGAGGGGGTTTAGACCATTTTCtctattatttatgaatttatgtgttccaatcaacttttgaaataaaaaatgtggGGTTATATTCAAGTACCCAAGAACTTAAAAGTGGCAATTTTGAAGTGGTTTGGatcctttttttcaaaatggttTTCACTTATGAGTTTCGAAAGCCATAAACATCATTTTCAAGTATTATTTTCCGGATTCAAATCGTCATtttgaaattgagttttgagTTGATTGGCACATTTATCtatataattgatattaaaattgttatttttgataaGTGATTGTAAATACTTGATTATTATAAATTGTAGCTTTGGAAGTGATCCGGAAGGAGAAGACTCAACTCTTGGAGTGACTGATAATTGATTTAAGACAAATGGTCTTCTAAGCCTTTATTCTCGTAAAATTTATGTACTTCCTTCGTTGCTTGCGTATTGAGAGTAATGGGGATGAGGTGAAAGATTTTAATTGTCCACTTGATAcatctaaatgaataaaaatgggTTGTGATGAAAAAGGCTATGTGATGAACATGATGATGTGAATTGTCTTGTTGTGACCCTTGTTGATTGATTGATGAAATGTTTGAAAGCATGAACGTGGACTTGAAATGTGTAAATTGTTATCTCTTCTGTGTGGTATATTATTGTTTGTGTGCATTGATTGTGAATACCATGGTGAGCCATGATGATTTGTGATGTCGAGATCTTTGCTAGCGGCGAGTGTTATGATGTCAAGGTCTTTTTCGCCAAGTGTTGTGATGTCGAAATCATTTTTGGTAAGTGTTTATAAAGCCTATGAAAAATGATTCCGACTAGTGATATGTGTTGATGGAAAATGATTTTGGTAAAAGATTGATTATTGTGACTTGATGCATTTGATATTTATGCATGAGTTGTTTGTTACATGAGATTGATGTACTTGTTGCATGTGACGAAACTACTTGACTTCAGACTTACTTGGTTCTGTTGTTTATTGATTGTGACTATTGAACTGTAGATATTGAGCCTTGTGAACTGTGTATTGTAGAAATGCTAAGTTGTGCTGATTTTTGTGCAGGTTGTAGTTTGAGAAGGTTCGATTGGAGTTTAAGGGGTATTTGTGTCCTAGCTAGCTTCTTTGTTTAGGAGGTTGTTGCTTAACACCGTGTTGTTAGCACTCATTCCTTACTTCTATACCTGTGTAGGTTTCAATCCCGAACCCATGTAAtctctttctccttcttctgATTTCGGGGCTTGTCAAGGAATTAAAGAGGTAATTGGTTGTCACTTCAGGgccctttttttttccttttctttatactttgttctatttgagaaacaaagatTGAAACTTTTACCTATTTCTACATTCTGCAATTTATGATTATAGTGACTTGTACATGTGACAAccatattttgaattattgtttagaatgaataaattttttgcCTTTATATTGttcttgatttattattttcactttttatatgttttcGTTGGATTGAGGCTAATTTGTCTTGGTGTAATAGACAAGTGTCATCTCGTCTGTTTTTGGGCCGTGACAATTGTATCAATTGCGTTCGTTATATAACCTGAAACAATGGATACAACATGTATTTAATCTCtctctttcctttcttttctctcttttagATCTCGTTTACCTCTCACCTCCTACTAACATGTAgctataaatcataattaagtaaaatatagtTGTATATCTCTATTTAAGCTCAAATTCTAGTCATTTTTTGAAGTTACTTATTACACTCATAGGTCATGATGACTAGGAACCAATGGCATGAAAGGACATCAAATCAATTCAGAAGTTATTAAAAAGgcaaattaaaattatcaaaattggCCGAATACATTATTCTTCTTCCTTTCAATTTCACCATTAATGACTACTCTGCTTCTTCTTCCTTCCAATTTCATCATTTATGGAtgttaaatatacatatacacaatGGTCAATGATCATGGTTTTTCCAATTTTGTTCAAGTCAAACAAAGAGCGTGTAGAAATCAAAAGACTTTGAAGCAGTGAGAgaattttatatgtaaatattagGACCGTTTTAAGGTGATTTTGAATTAATTGAGATTGAATTTGATAGTGTAGACTTCATATATAGACAATGTATATTTCGTATATAGTTAAGCTATATTCAGTTTTTCGAGTGTATCATAATCTATAGTCAGTGTATagttcttatatatgtaaactatattgtataattagtaTATACTTTCTAATCTATATTGTATAGTCAGCGTATATTTTCTATGAATTTTGGCTAGCTATTATGTAAATAAGAAggaaaaatcacataaatacaaatcttattttatcataatttctaaaattctctatcatttaaaaaaattacaactatCTTCTCTGAAAAACATCTCTCCTCTCTCGGATATAACCCTCCCATTCAGCAGTGTATCATTAGCAATCTCTGAGTGATGTGCCCAGGCCCATATGCAAATTAATTTGATGATCTTTCGCAAATAGCCATTATAATAAACTTTATTATGCTCTATAGCTATAAGTTGCATACTTATGGATTGTAACTATAGTTTAAGTTTCTCGTTTGTATAATTTGCAGATTTGATAATTTGCATGTTTGTATAATTCGTggttaaatttgtataattcagtTATATTTGTATAAACTCGAAATATCGAATTTATTCAATTACAAATATCAGAAGTGTAAATAGttacacaaattatattatacaagaCTAAAAAATGAGCTGCGTAATTATAGCTAAAAGTAGGCCGTGAATAGAAATTAAGACAAGCTATAGCTATATTAAGtaattaactagtatatatTTGCTTAGTATGCATAATTATCCCAATTAATTTCACGAATTCGACAAATTATTTCAAGAACCTAAGGTTGTTGCTTGCTATAGGCGTTGTGATCTGATCATGTGTTGCAATTGAATTTTAGTTGTCTCTTAGCAAAATCGTCATCTATTACACACCCCTTTTTTTCCTcttaaagaagttaaaaaaaaattgaattgaaatgacGGTTTGAGAAAAGATTATTAATCTTAAAAGTTGTCATTTGCAAGTATGTATATCCACATAATCTAATAATTTACTCCATAGATGcctttgattttgataaataacACTTAAATAGTTATTCATACTCTTTGCaggtaaagacaaaaaaaatgtaaagcaTAAAGAAGGAAAGAGATATGTCTTGATCCAAAAGCAAccaaaaaatggaaagaaatgAGTAAGAGATTCAAAATCAATCAAGCATATCTTGATTGATATGATGAAATCAAGTCTCAGCAATTATGCAAAGAATCCTTAAAGCAACCgaagaaaggaaagaaatgagTAAAAACTCCAGAATCAATCAAGCATATCTTGATTGATATGATGAAATCAAGTCTCAACAATTATATCAAGAATCGCTCAAGCTCCGAAGACAAACATATCTAGATTTATATGACGAACTCAATAATCAGCGATCCTGACAAGAATCAAACAAGCTTCaaagagaaggaagaaaagTCATCCGAGAATAATTGAGTAGATTTTCACAAAGAAAGAAGCAAAACAATTTTATCATGCACATATATAATATGGACTTATTCAGCAAATCGCCTCAATCAAGGAATCTATCAATATCCTTGATTGAGATAATTACCCTTTTGATTCTTAGTTGTGAAGTACACACTTCACTTGAACTTATaatcttcttttatttatcataaaactTTGTACACATTTGAGTgaacaattgaaaagaaaaaagaaagaaagttttGACTGTGGGTTATACAGCTAGAGGTTGTGTCGAAGAAAAAGATCTAATTTGCATATCTAATAGGGCTCTTAATTGTAACATTCTGTAACAACCAAGTTCTCAACAAGTTCTTAAGGGAACTCTTGTAATCCAAGGGGACTGGACTAGGCCACCACATCGGTGATCTGAGCCagtataaaaatattgtattatttacTTAGTGCaagttattattactatttatttattctacTAACGTGCAGGTAAGCCGACTGACCATTACAGAAAATCGACTAAAGGAAATTTTAATTCGCCCTTCCATCCTTCcccattcctttttttttcttgactttCAATAACCATAACTCCATATCAATGATTATGAGAGgcagttaaaaaataaattcacattTACCTTACTTACTTTTATGACAGTACTAGACAGAAATGACATATGCCAACAGGGGCCAACATTGAAAGATTTTTGCGAGCTAAATTTGCACATAGAGAGAGAAACACACACctaatatgatataattggtAATCATTTGTGGTTGCGGGTTAAATGtattataaataaagatatttttatttatgattgtcAATTGTTTGTGGATTTGATATTgcattgaatatttaaattttatattgtttacGTTGTGTTTTGCCTGCTTTTCAGTGTTAATTGGTGCCTCGCAAAGGATAAATTTAGgtgtatatttatgtatatatatatgaatttttatgttataattttattcacTCTAACTACTCTATTTTATTCTATCTTAATATCACAATTCAGTtacatttgtataatttaagtaaaaattttaggaatcccatagtgtaattcaataattacattctgtcccaacaaatttagtatttaccaaaaatcccttaaatttgtTGAGCCGTGATACAttagactctagtgatacatggtaaatgatacatggtaattttaaactgttgagaaaaaaaagggaaaaaacgGTACACTTAATGTTGTTAATAAAACAGCTAAATTTACGGTAACATAtcattaatcaacataaaatcagcacttaattggatattaatttcaaattttgaaaaacaaagattatatcatctattttgaaaacaatttttttgaacaatctgttaaatttcgaactacattaattttattgttgttacagTGAATTgttaaagaagagaaaattagagaatataaaacttatagttatgtatttaagttattttttcataatttaatggTAAAAGTGTGATTCACTACAATAACATTACTCAAACGGTGAACAATCACATAAGCCATTACCAGACTTTCATCTGAACATGCATTTGATtgttaacaaaagaaaaacaaacaacACAATCAATTGGCTACtaaactattatattttttcttaattttttaaagttgtaggtctttaatttattttaaaattattttatatataatattagttttgaactatttcaaatctaaaaaaattattagctaTGATTTTAGAATCAAACCCGCACAAACTTTGGTTGCTTCAGCCTCATCCTTTTTTTAAGCGTTTGGAATCACTAGCTATACAATTTTATTGTTCAAATATCTCATTACGCAATGCATCAGTCAGGCTATTATGCCTTTGTTTATTACACAATTATAACATTATAAGTTTATTTATGAACACAATACAATTAGGGTTACTTATCCAATTTTAGTAAATTGGAAACCCTTATTGAAACATTTGGTTTTATTTACGTAGAAAACAAATATCTCTTTTTGCCTCTCCTCCTTGTATCTCTGCCACAATTACTTTATTagaaatattgtattattttttctgtttcaatttatatgatagaAAATCATATTACCATCACATTAAAACGATAACGAAAAGAAAGGAATAGAAAACTTAAAATTCATTTGATCATTTTATAAGCCTCAAGTTAACACCTTATTATAAATTACcgataaaatgaatatttttaaatataaaaatcttctaaaaatgaaagaagattATTAGACTAGCTAGCTCACCATTGGATGCAATGAGGAGGAAGCAAACCAGGAAAGCTAAAATGGCTGTTGTTCATGATATGATGGATTTCACAAATTCTAATGctttatgttttttctatttaattttgtgAATAATACTTAAGGAGATAGTAGCTATTTATAGTGAAAAGTTTGCACTATTCAAGCTTCTTTAGTCAAATCTGGTGGCCTAGTGGTTAAGACAGttatatttacaaaattcataagTTAATATAACAATATTGAAATAGTGTTGCGTTTCTTCAATATAATCATTGCTCGTTCTACTTTTTaaagattttgaagaaaatactCAAAAGCaaatttttattcttggaaAAAAGGTTTGATATAtacctcaactttgtcatttggagctaaTGTAActctcgttataaaagtgattcatatatgcccttacccttatacaaacggctcacgtATACCCCCATCGTTataaaatggctcacatatactcttcatttaacggaagttaaaaaagttagttttaaatttatatttattactttgaattttaaaaaaaaaattgtttagggttatatatgattcttctatcaaagtttaaggtatattttaatttttttcatacataaattattttttgacttcttttattataattatttgagtttcttattcttatttttttttctttcattccttagtttaaagaaacaaaatttgaactattctttttgttatattgtaatttgatttttgtattcgaagaaaaaaatttggtccatctacaataaattttacaagaatattagtgaaacataaataaatttgattatcaaaataataattctaaattaatcattgaaacaaaaaaagtcaaaaaaaatatgtttgacgaggattaaatttgctcatatgggattatattttttagaaaaaaataatacaaagttagattaaaattatttcttttcatttccgttagaggaaaagggtatatgagAGCCATTTGTTTATAAGTACGGATATATATGAGTCATTTGTTTATAAGTAAGGGTATCAGAtctaaatgacaaaattaaggggTATATTTCCCTTTATTCTTTTGTAACTTGTAAGcaacaataaatcaaaaaaaaattataggagAGGTTCAATATTgagaataaagataataaaatagaaaataaaaaaaaaacaaaaataaggtAAATCATAATATAAGGTCAAATACTTAGGagataaacaaagaaattacataattaaaaatcttattttatacAAGACCGATTTGGTGTGGCGCACATCACTCAAATTCTTTTCCTCATTTTTCTTGTTCTCGTTATTTATTCCTTCTATTTTATGTGGTATTTTTCGcattttgagattcaaatgAATCTatatttgattataatttttttatagattctTGGAAAAATAtccaagtatcccctcaacctatgaccgaaatctcagagacacacttatactatactaacctattacccccctgaacttattttatatgtaattttctacccctttttagcctacgtggcactagttcaaaaaaaaagtctaccatcattgggcccacaagatagtgccacgtaagctaaaaaggggtaaaaaattattaataaaataagttcaggggggtaataggaccttagtatagtataagtgtgtctctgagatttcgggcatagatcgAGGGGGTACTTGAGCATTATCCCTAAattcttttaacattttaaattattaattaaaatgtgaCTTATAATACTCTTTActtagtttacaaatatataaatttaatttcaaattttttttttgaagatttcaTATGCAAATATCTGGTCAAAGTTAAACTGTTTGACTCACGAAAAGCGAAAAGTGCCACGTAAAATTACCCTTTGCCCTTTATGTATCTATAATATCTATTCCCTACTTTCTATTATAGACTAATTATAgtataaaaatttattctttcatattattaaaGTCACGTGAAACTATGAAAACATAGAGAAATAACATTATCTATTCAAACATTATATTCATCACAATATACGACACATACATTGTGATACGATACAATACGTAAATTGGACACACAAACATTACTAGGAGTACATCCAATTTTAGTAAATTGGACGTCTTTATTCAAACAATAGAACACAACATTGTTACGTATTTGGTAGTAAAACACTCTTATATAGAAATGATTTAGCATTTGAAATAGCAAAAGCAAGCAAATCCAAAGCCACTTCTGTGACAAGCTCCAAAACGAGCATCCTCTTGTTGTTTGCATTGACGGCTACAATTACCTGTGTTAATACATGGACCTGACCATGTCTTGCTCCGCCTTTGACATACTTTTGCTTCTCCAACTTGCATCTCTGCATTTATCAGGATAGAGGCGAATTCAAGATTTGACGTTTGTGGGTCTCACtcatctcaatttttttaaaaaaagaaaaactaaaacaacacaCTTTGTTAGTGGGATACCaagtcattttatatatatatatttaatagattttttttaattcaagaaTAAAATACGTGCAAAAGTTACTGAATTTCCAGGAACCCGTTCAATAACCTAAATCCACCGTGAATCGAGGTGGAGCTAAGCAAAGTagtttatgaatatgaaatgacTTTTAGAATCAAATGTGCTTGTCCAACGAGAAACACCTAGATTCAATTGAATTCTctctatcaaaaaaaatatatatatattgtgcaCAAATTTAcctaaacaattttttaaaagaaatttatgtATAACTTTTTGAATCTCAATGACATAACAAAACAATACTAGTATAGTCAAAATATTGCTTTTCGCCGAATTAGGTGTGGTAtgatttagctagttatttttaaatcgataatacataaacatgatctTTAACTTAGCGTTAATAAATAACTATTTATCGTATAGAATAAGATTTTATTGTAGTTATCAAGTTAAGGGTCATGTGTTTAAATTtctagaaaattatattataggaTAAGATTTCTTTACTATTTGTCGTAGAAATAGAGTGATGATATGTCATAACCGGTTATAAGTATACTACTCCCTCTGTCCaaaattgtttatcatgttacGCTTAttaaaagtcaatttaactaattttcaaaggtaaattagattacattcattcgatattttaaaccaaaaaattagatattttaaaactatataaaaagtactataaattataattttttacatattaatatgaccaaaaaatacatcttaaattATTAGTCAAAGTATTTAtgatttgactctaaaaatataaatcatgacaaataataccgAACGGAAGGAGTACATAACATCATAGAAAATCTTAATATTATcagtatatataacttaaagCGTTCGATTAGAAATGACAAAATATATCAACACACTTCCTAAGTGTACAACATGAGaacaaattaatatatctatctatatatatatagctcaCCATTGGATGCAACGAGGAGGAAGCAAAACAAGAGAGCTAGAATGACTTTGGTATTCATGATGATGGatttaattagaaaatttaatGTTTAAGTTTTGTTGTATGAATTGTAGTGAAGAGGAATTATTTGATGCTATTTATAGTGAAAGATTTTCTCCTATTTAAAGAATGTTTGGGGCTAattttgtccatacaatttgtgcaaattttgactaattcttgatgGTACATAAGTCAAATGTACAAATGTCAACCAAgggataaaaagaagaaatttttttcaaacagGAAATctacaataatataaaatatcattatcCTGAATATGATGTTTTGATAAATCAATGGATCAAAGATCACAAGACAAGGAGATTTGTGCATTACATTActtatttgttttcattaagatttAGATGTTTGAGTTTGAAcgattaattaaaatattatttttaaatgtaaatattgaatgtttaaaattatttaatttttaacattCAAATATACATAATTGATTTACATggacataatatataattatatttaattaaaaattaataaaataaaactattatttatcgattaaaaaaatgaaacatttatGCTTCCTATTGATGATAGTGGTGTTGATGCTTGTATTGTGAATTTGATTGATATTAATAGTCGATGTTAATGGTAGTGGCTGAAGAACGTGTGATAGTTGATATGTGTTTGTGATAGTTGATAGTGATGCTAATTATAACGATGGAGGTGATTCCCACTAGGAATTAACCACAATGATGGTAGTGATTGATGGAAATGGTGGAAGTGACAACAACGATAGCAGTAGTTGACAACGATGCTAGTTTTGATGATGAAGTTTGCTAGTACGTGTAGTAAAACTTGACTCATGTAGTGATGATACGAGTTGATAGTGATAGTGAAGTTAGCAGTGACTACATAGACCAGAGTACGGTGTTAGTGACaatatattgatataattataatGGTAGAAGAAGTAAGTGTGATAGAAGATGACACGGGTCATTAACAACATTGATAATTGTGATAACAGAGATGCTTGGTGATCATAAAAGACAGTAATGATGATTAACTAGTAAAGTAGTAATGATAGTGACAATAACAAATATTGTTGATGGTCCAATTGTGAACAAAATGGTGATGAATACTTTCTACGttcggtattgtttgtcatgatttctatttttagagtcaaattgtaaaaactttgactaacattttaagatgtattttttcatcatgttaatatgcaaaaaattataaattatagtatttttcatatagttttagaatatctaactattttggtttaaaatatcaaattattgtgatttaatttatctttaaaaaataattaaattaacttttgataaacacaatatgacaaataattcGAGACAAAAAATTCTCTTAGTAATACTAAAACTCTGTTAAATACTTTAGACAGGTGGGGACGTTCATAAATTGCACCATCCTCAAATGCTGACTACTTTGGTATTGATTTATCTTTTTGGCTGGGACAACTTCAATTTATTGGACCTTCTTTTagtttctaataaaaaataagacatatttttatatgataattaatttttaaattttcgttAATCTTAGTTATTATAGATGATTAAATTATAACTACACAAatatttgtaatatattttaaattataactttttaatttttttttttttgatattcttcatttttaactttatgtGAGAACATAAACATAGGATAGGAATTGGGAAGTAAGCTTTAGGAGGcacataataaatatgatatttgcAACCAATACAACCTTTTCCAACTTGGAaacttatttgtttttttaaaaaatgaaaaataatttttttcattatttaaccAAACaccattttgaaaaaaaaaaatcatattcaaatGGATGTCAATAAAATCCACATATAAGTGGATTAATTAGGACTATAGGTTGACACATATAAGTGCTTGTGTACAGGGGCTGATCCGCGAAGGATCAAGTGGGTTCACATGAATCCactttgttgaaaaataatattgtatatatacatatatttaattagtttttaaaattttatatgtatatatttgacCTCACTATCACATGTGTGACAAGCATAATTTTTCCAACCTGCCCAAGTTCGAATCTCCATTCTtacattttgattttatttattatattttaaacccACTTTGTGAAaatccattttaattttatttagattttatttattatatcttAAACCCATTTtataaaatctattttaattttatttattatatatagaacCCACGCCATTGTGTAAGTCAATACAACATTATCCATAGTAGAAAATaagataagttaattaaatggCGTTTACTTAAATTTGGTTGGGTCatatgtcttttatttaattattattattattattattattattattattattattattattattattattattattattattattattattattattattattcagtatttGATACTAGAATTTGTCTATTCTCAATTGAATTTTCACCGTGTGAGGCTTTATTTGGGAGAATTCTcaatcaaaaaatttcatattca
Proteins encoded in this window:
- the LOC101244389 gene encoding defensin-like protein 1, whose protein sequence is MNTKVILALLFCFLLVASNEMQVGEAKVCQRRSKTWSGPCINTGNCSRQCKQQEDARFGACHRSGFGFACFCYFKC